The sequence TGTTGGTACCGGTAGTATAACCGCCGATGATGAGATCGTATGTTTTAGGGGTGTTATCCTTTTTTTGCGCGAATACGCCGGCGGCTAACAGCATTACCGGCAAAAGCATCAGTTTTTTCATTACAGACAGAATTGTTACGGTATGCAAGGTAGTAAAATATGTAAAAGAATGCATGGCGGAGAGGAGATATAGGGTGATGGGACAGATTCGGCTAAAGCCAGCTTATTGCTAACAAAGGTTCCGTTGGTTAAAACCAACGGCAATGAAATGTGGGATTCTTATTCATTGCCGTCCCTTTTAAGGGACGGATAATAAACAGCAGATATAGGGCTTTAGCCAAACCGACATAGCAGATTACCCCTTCCTCAACTCCCGTATATACTCCTCCCTGCTGATCATCCCAGCCCCCATCGATTCCAGGTGTTCGGTATGCATCTGGCAATCTATCAAATCGTACAAACTGGTTTTACACAGGTATATCAAAGCTGTTTTCGATGCGTTGCTTACCTTGCTGAACATGCTTTCGCCGCAAAATACCCTGCCGACCCGCACGCCATACAAACCACCCACCAGTTCATCATTCAGCCAAACTTCAACCGAGTGGGCATGCCCTAATTGATGCAGGCGGATATAGGCAGCTTTCATGTCATCGGTTATCCAGGTGCCGTCCTGTCCCTCGCGTGGGGCGATTGAGCAGTTGCTGATGATATCGGCAAATGCGGTATCCATAGATATCCTGAACCTGCCCGACCTCAACACCTGCCGCATTGACTTTGATATCTTCAATTGGTGAGGATACAGCACAAACCGCTCATGCGGCGAATACCATAGGATAGGCGTATCATCGCTATACCAGGGGAAGATCCCATTTTGATAAGCCAGCAACAGGCGTTGGGGTGATAGGTCGCCGCCTACGGCCAACAGGCCATCCTCTTCGGCCAGTTGGGGATCCGGGAATAGCAAACGTTCATCAAGGCGGAATATCATCGGCGCAAATTTACGCATTGCGGGGCTATCGGAGGACTGACAAAAAAAGCCCGTCGAACATACGTCAACGGGCTTCGCGCGTGCATTAAAGGTAGT comes from Mucilaginibacter mali and encodes:
- the aat gene encoding leucyl/phenylalanyl-tRNA--protein transferase, with translation MIFRLDERLLFPDPQLAEEDGLLAVGGDLSPQRLLLAYQNGIFPWYSDDTPILWYSPHERFVLYPHQLKISKSMRQVLRSGRFRISMDTAFADIISNCSIAPREGQDGTWITDDMKAAYIRLHQLGHAHSVEVWLNDELVGGLYGVRVGRVFCGESMFSKVSNASKTALIYLCKTSLYDLIDCQMHTEHLESMGAGMISREEYIRELRKG